The sequence below is a genomic window from Amycolatopsis sulphurea.
ACACTCGCCGGACGTCGGCGCCTTCGGCCAGCCACAGGGAGATGCGCAACGCGGGCTCGGCATTCGTGCCGACCGAGCGCACCCGCGCGCGGACAACGCCGTCGATCTGCTCCGCGTCGGTGCTCACGGCACCGGCGAGCGCACCCGACGTCACCGTGAGTTCGGCGCCCGGCGTCTCGTCCAGCCGCAGGTCCGGATGACGCTCCGGGCGCAGCGAACGCACGAGCCACCACAGGCCCAGCACCAGCAGCAGTACGCCGATCACGACAGCGCCGATCCGCGCGTACAGCGCGTGGTCGTGCAGCCAGCCGACCGCCAGGGGGTCGAGTACCGGACGCTGAGCGCGGAACCGGCCCAGCCAGCCCATGCCGACCACCAGTGCGGCCGCGCCGGCAAGAATCGCCACCACACCGATAAGACACGTCAGCGTGCGCTCGGTGCCGTACGAACGGCCCTGGGCCCGGCGGGCGGTGACAGCGTTGCTCATCGGCGGTCCCTCGGCGAATCGACGACCACAGTCACCTTCGGCCGGCGTACGAGCGGCAGGTCGTCCAGCACCGTCGTCACCGTCTCCAGCAGACGTGGCCGGAGCTGTTCTTCGCTTTCCAATCGGCTCGTCGCGCGCACGCGTACGCGTACGCGGCGAGCGCTGGCAGTGACCGACGCGCCGCGTACGTTGTCCTGCGCGCGCACCGCGATCCCCACCATCCGCGCGAGCGCGCGCGGCGATGTGCTGACGCTGACGCCGTCGGCCGGTTCGGTCATCGGCACCTTACGGTCACCCGCGACGAACGCGAGCAGCGCGAGCACGATCCCCGCGACCACCACGATCCCCGCGGTGATCCGCATCGACGTGCTGCCCCAGTCCACTGTGGACAGTACGGTGCGCCACTGCGGCCACGGGATGAGCAACGGTCCGCGATCCGGCTGCCACCAGTGCCAGCCGA
It includes:
- a CDS encoding alkaline shock response membrane anchor protein AmaP, which gives rise to MSNAVTARRAQGRSYGTERTLTCLIGVVAILAGAAALVVGMGWLGRFRAQRPVLDPLAVGWLHDHALYARIGAVVIGVLLLVLGLWWLVRSLRPERHPDLRLDETPGAELTVTSGALAGAVSTDAEQIDGVVRARVRSVGTNAEPALRISLWLAEGADVRRVWEDLEAHVLTRARESLGVTTLPTAIRLELDTAGPTRVR
- a CDS encoding DUF6286 domain-containing protein — protein: MRVVVRLLSTVLALAIAGGGALLALEVGWHWWQPDRGPLLIPWPQWRTVLSTVDWGSTSMRITAGIVVVAGIVLALLAFVAGDRKVPMTEPADGVSVSTSPRALARMVGIAVRAQDNVRGASVTASARRVRVRVRATSRLESEEQLRPRLLETVTTVLDDLPLVRRPKVTVVVDSPRDRR